The DNA region TACATAATTCCCAGAGCCCGATCATAGAGTCCATATCCCGGCCTGCAATGTTCCCCCCAGAGATGGCGTCCATGGTCCGGTCGTGCATAACCTTCAAATCCAATATCGTGATAGGCCTCTACAACACCCGCAATATCGACATTACCATCCTGACTGCGGTGGGAGGTCTCAATAAAGTCACCATTATCATAAATTTTAACATTACGGATATGTGCAAAAGGAATTCGGTCCCTGAACTCATGGATCATGCCGATAATGTCATTATTCGGATTGGCACCAAGTGAGCCACTGCACAGCGTCACACTGTTGTAAGGGCTGTCATAAAGATTCAGATATCGGCGAATATTGTCTTGGCTGGTAATAATCTTCGGCAGACCGAAGATTGGCCATGGCGGGTCATCCGGATGAATAGCCATTCGAATACCTAATCGTTCAGCAGTAGGAATGATCTCCTGCAGGAAATAACGGGCATGTTCCCACATATGATCCTCAGTTACATCTTTATAAGCTTCGAACAGACCTGTTAAATACTGCAATCGTTCCGGCTCCCAGCCAGGCATCGTTAATGCGGAATTTTCGGTAATACGTCGAACCAATTC from Paenibacillus sp. JNUCC-31 includes:
- the uxuA gene encoding mannonate dehydratase — encoded protein: MRMVFRWFGEGNDTVTLDHIRQIPGVEGIVWALHDVPAGEEWPMDKILEVKAAADKAGLHLDVVESVNIHEDIKLGLPTRDQYIANYKKTMEKLAKVGVKVICYNFMPIFDWLRTDLHKEMEDGSTALFYEKSKIADIEPLELVRRITENSALTMPGWEPERLQYLTGLFEAYKDVTEDHMWEHARYFLQEIIPTAERLGIRMAIHPDDPPWPIFGLPKIITSQDNIRRYLNLYDSPYNSVTLCSGSLGANPNNDIIGMIHEFRDRIPFAHIRNVKIYDNGDFIETSHRSQDGNVDIAGVVEAYHDIGFEGYARPDHGRHLWGEHCRPGYGLYDRALGIMYLWGVWDSLQRRSKS